Genomic window (Eubalaena glacialis isolate mEubGla1 chromosome 6, mEubGla1.1.hap2.+ XY, whole genome shotgun sequence):
TtatgacattttatttacttattatttttagaagataAATTGCATATTTGTTATgattataataatagctaaattttataatagtatatacatagtgttaaaatattatatacttcaataatatattttattggtaTTAGCACAAATTCAGTTGTATCAAAATTGagagcatagggacttccctggtggcgcagcggttaagagtccacctgccaatgcaggggacacaagttcgagccctggtccgggaagatcccacatactgtggagcaactaagcccatgcgccacagctactgaagcccacgtgcctagagcccgtgctccgcaacaagagaggccaccgcaatgagaggcccgtgcaccgcagcgaacagtggcccccgctcaccgtaactagagaaagcccgcaacaaagacccaatgcagccaaaaataaataaataaatttattaaaaaaaaaaaaaaaaaattgagagcaTAAAAATTACTCTcatggtttgatttttttaaacctttaacaatcattatgtataaatatatatgtatatatatgcataaacatATGGACATCAGTAGaattagatataaatatatagatatagacatagccATAAACATAGACAAAGATAGAGGCAGAAATAGAGGCAGAGATAGAGGTATAGATGGAGATATATCTATAAATACTAGACACTGAACAAAATAGTGTACACAATGGACTagtttattcacatattttagGGGATCAAAAACTACTTGTTGATCACTAGCTGTCCTATGAGCAGTGGTGAATGAGGCTGATTAACTGTGAGGATCGTAGATCTGAGACAGTTATCACCATAGATAGTGCCTTAATCTCTGCCTTCTAagacaatttaatttaaaaagtagaataaaaagacTAATACAAATTCTCAATGCTCACAGGATTAGCTTCTTGGACACATAGGTTGGACTTATTATTACActatcaaaacataataaaaatattttgtacatgTATGGACCTTTGCTATTGTTATGTGGATGAGAATCAGTGTTTGTATTTGACAGTTttaatcagattttcttttttctttcagttatatAAAGATGTTAGTTCTTTCAAATGATATCTGCATTACATTTTTCTGTCCCTCTTTGCCACTTGGAGTTTCAGaatctgatttaaatttttttttatttaaaagaaactcaAGTATGCATtatgaatttttaatgaaaatttgatTTCCCCAAACGTTCTCTTCAtatcattaataaatattatttaataaaatgccAAATAGTTATGATTTTATAGGTCTCAAAGATTACTTTTGCTTCCCCCACTTTTCCCagtaatttctcagttttaatccTCTTATTTCACTCATCGCGTCCACTATCAAAATACAAGTAaatctgaccatgctggcacaTTTAACCTCCCTAGTTGCACATGCTTTAATCAATTAACAAATTAACAGACATGCGTTGAGTAATCCCTGCGTGTAAAATTTCTTCTAAGTCAGTTTCTTCTCCCACATCTAACGTTATCTCCATTGACAATATAATTCAGGTAGAAAAGCCCTTCGTGGTTATTCAGTTTCAGAGGAATTGGTATATACCCAGTCTTCCCTTTCCAGTTTTTCCCGTAGGCCTTTATAGTGGTAGCAGATTTGttagttttcacaatttgtagGAAAAATGGCAActactgtatttttttgttaCTTCACATTCTGTGAATTGCTTGTCCAAATTCTCTTCTGACCATAGGCTACAATTATATAGAGGAAGAAACCACTAGGCAAAAAGGACCACAGAAGGGACCATGGAAACAGAAAAAGGCAGTAATAGAAGTTTGAGGATCCTTAAAGGTTCTTAACCTACTGTCAAGAGCCAGCCAGCCATGATTAGAACTGTATATATTTCAGAGACTATATAAGCTTGTATTTCCTCTTCTAACTATGGTAGAAATGTAATCTATTATATCTATCATTAAGTAGACTACCACTTAATGCCACCTTTGGTGGTGCTGTGTATGGtaaagaagtatatatatatataccaatgcCTTGGACAAATttcctccttaaaaaactacatcTTTCTTACAGAGGTTTGAAAACGAATTTTTCCAAATTGAAataatttctccttttccatttcactcatttatttctaaattgaaAACTGAAACATCTCCAAccattttctatgtttttttacGTGTCTTTATAGCAGTGACAGATTTATTAGTTTTCATAATTTATAGGATTGAAAAGAACTGCTAAATTTTAGTTAATTatcatcaataaaatataatactaGATGCATGAGGCTGTTAAAACTTCCCGCTTATCTCTCTTGCAGAAACCAATATGCAGAGCAAGGGTACAATCATATACATCAGATTTCTCTTGTGGTTTCTTCTGCTCTGGGTGCTCTTTGGGAAGTCACACACTGAAGAAGACGTCATAATTACCACCAAGAATGGAAAAGTCAGAGGGATGAACTTGCCAGTTCTTGGTGGCACAGTAACAGCCTTTCTTGGAATCCCCTATGCACAGCCACCTCTTGGTAGACTTCGATTCAAAAAGCCACAGTCCTTGACCAAGTGGCCCAATATTTGGAATGCCACAAAATATGCAAATTCTTGCTATCAAAACACAGATCAAAGTTTCCCAGGCTTCCTTGGATCAGAGATGTGGAACCCGAACACTGACCTCAGTGAAGACTGTTTATATCTGAATGTGTGGATTCCAGCACCTAAACCAAAAAATGTTACTGTAATGGTATGGATCTATGGTGGTGGTTTTCAGACTGGGACATCATCTTTGCATGTTTATGATGGCAAGTTTCTGGCACGGGCTGAAAGAGTTATTGTGGTTTCAATGAACTATAGGGTGGGTGCCCTAGGATTCTTAGCTTTACCGGGAAATCCTGAGGCACCAGGAAACACGGGCTTATTTGATCAACAGTTGGCCCTTCAGTGGGTCCAAAAAAATATAGCAGCCTTTGGTGGAAATCCGAAGAGTGTAACTCTCTTTGGAGAAAGTGCAGGAGCAGCTTCAGTTAGCCTTCATTTACTTTCTCCTAGAAGCCACCCATTGTTTACCAGAGCCATTCTGCAAAGTGGATCCTCTAATTCCCCTTGGGTAGTGACATCTCTTTATGAAGCTAGGAACAGAACATTGACTTTAGCTAAATTTATTGGTTGCTCTAGAGAAAATGAGACTGAGATAATCAAATGTCTTCGAAATAAAGATCCCCAGGAAATTCTTCTGAATGAAGTATTTGTTGTCCCTTATGGTACGCTCTTGTCAGTAAACTTTGGTCCAACTGTGGATGGTGATTTTCTCACTGACATGCCAGACACACTACTCCAACTTGGACAGTTCAAAAAAACCCAGATCTTGGTGGGTGTTAACAAAGATGAAGGGACAGCATTTTTAGTATACGGTGCTCCTGGTTTCAGCAAAGATAACAATAGTATTATAACTAGAAAAGAATTTCAAgaaggtttaaaaatattttttccggGATTGAGTGAATTTGGAAAGGAATCGATCCTTTTCCACTACATGGACTGGTTAGATGATCAGAGAGCTGAAAACTACCGGGAGGCCTTGGATGATGTTGTTGGGGATTATAATATCATATGTCCTGCCTTGGAGTTCACCAAAAAGTTCTCAGATATGGGAAACAATGCCTTTTTCTACTATTTTGAACACCGATCCTCCAAACTCCCTTGGCCAGAATGGATGGGAGTGATGCATGGTTATGAGATTGAATTTGTCTTCGGTTTACCTCTGGAAAGAAGAGTTAATTACACAAAAGCTGAGGAAATTTTGAGTAGATCCATTATGAAACGCTGGGCAAATTTTGCAAAATATGGGTAAGTGCCAATTTTTGTAGTTGTTCttgtttggctttgttttgttttgcttaactTTGCTTGGTCTCCAGTGTAGATTTCATTAAAGGTACAGAAATGTCTTGATTATTTATTCTCTTCATACCTTaagctggttttgttttttattatgtaCTGCATTTCAGTTCCTTGCATCAGAGTgcttaaaagaaataatcaaagaaattttatgaaaaatattttctgatttcatttccaAAGTACTGCAAAGTACTTTAACAATGTTCACCAAAGTTTGTACGGAAATAGATGTTTACCTTGAGAACTAAAATTACTGTGACATGTTATTAAGTCTGAAAGTTTATAGCATTCACAGGTTTAAGAAAGATTAGGaatatctctctttttctcatgcTCTTAAGCAGTAGTACATTGTTACCTGATACACAAAGAAATACATCCCTGCTCAGGAAAATCAAAGGGCAAAATGATGATAGGGTTGGACCTCAGATTACTCAAAATACAGAATTTGCCATTTTATCAACGTTTTTTATTCCCTAATATGTTTGTTCGGAGCTTTTAGGTAACCTGTGTTGAACGAGAGCTACAAGAGTCATCTTGTTCAGCTAAGCTGTTTTACACTTGAGTAGTCATATGGATGACATTACATTACATAATCAGAGATGTTACAAAAGAACATATTTTCCctcatatattataaatattgtgaTAGTATGTCTTCAATAGTCAGAGGAAAATAatctcttttaatatatattctatttttttaatattttgtgtgtataaaaaataaggtttgttttttttttactgtttgtaACCCCAAATTGAATTTTATACATTGGAATAATTTGTATCaatgagaataataaaagaatagaaatttggGCATCTCTTTTTTTGAAAAGTGCTTACAGAAACTCACAAGTCGATTGATGCATTAATCCAATTTGTCATCCTGTGTTTTACGGTTGAAAAGAATGTTGAGAATGATTttgctttctggttttcttttccatCCTCCATTTGGAATTCATTGTACTCCATGTTACTGTATGTATCTTTCTACAAAGTACTTGTATGATATAATTCATCTCAAAATTTTTGATACTTATTTACTGTGTATAAAGCTAAAACTCTTCCATCTGGCATTAAGAGGCTTCTATGATCTTGCTGCAACCCATACTCCCCAACACCTTGTTGCTTGGTAGACGAGTTATCTCATGAATACCAAAGATTTCAAGCCTAACTACACCTTTGAGCCTTGTTCTTGCTATGTGCCCTGCTTAGAATATTTACTGCTCGCCTTTTTAATGACACAAGTCCTACTATTTTGTTAAGGTTTTGACTGACTACATGTTTCAGACAATGTATATTTAATTCCTAGAGTTGTAATTCCTTCagacctctttttctctctcacagaAGCCATTGACTGTCACGTATCTAAATCCTATCTTTCATTGTATTCTGAGCCTCCTAAGCTAGACTAAGAACTAGCTTCTTGAAAGAGAACCTGTGGTTTTATTGGATACTCATTAAAGTACTGACATTAGTATATGTCACACTTAGCAAATATTTGGTTAATGATTCAATGAAAGCAGGTAAAAGCTAGTAtgggtaaaaaaattttttttcaagatatgTAGGCTATTATATTATCTGTTATTATATTATCTGTAGCTGTGCAATACCTTACACCTTCTCAACATCAGTCTAAATTTCTGCTTAAGAAGGATCATCTTATTTCTAGAGCTGCATTAGAATTACGTATATTTCATTCTGTTCTCTCCCTCAAGGCTCTATCCATATTAAATCATCTGAATacgtttttaaattctttctggCAATTCTAGAGATTATAAGTAACTTAAGGGGAATATTAAGGGAATTTAAGGGAAATATcaatatttcttcaaattattGATGCCTGTAAATTTTTAAAGGACTTCATACTTTGCATGTTTAAATCAtcaagaaatttatattttcGTATTTCACAATTGGGAACACTGAGAACCGGATGTGGTAAAGGTCATATTTATGGTACACAGATAGCAACAGGTCAAAGATGAGAATATTTGACAATTAATAGAATAATAGATTGTTTAATCCTAATCTCCTTCTATGATTAGCATATTTTAATGGGAAATAAATAAAGGTTGACACTTTTTAATTATAATGATAAATTCATATAAACAAGATTATAAaccataaaaattaaactttttaaagaagttCAGCCATAACAAGATGTCATTTCAGTCGGTGAGTTTATTTAGAGTCCATGTTTGCACAGttgaacagaaaataacatgtcATATGTGTTGAGATTTGACTTGATGGCAAACATAATTTTAATCTCCTGGTGTGCACTATCTGTTTTCAAAGTATACCTATGAATAAACACAGAAGTTTAGAATGATTAAATAAACTCCATGGAAACAAAGTTGGTTTAAGCGTTAGGTTTGGAAATCCACCCATATTTATTTGACCACAAACATGATGTTTGATGTTCTCATCCCAGGGAGAGTCTCCTCCTTGGTTCCCCTCTACTCCCCATACCGGGGACATTTAACAATGTCTGGAGTTGGGGTGCTACTAGCAAGGTAGAGGCCGGgagtgctgctaaacatcttaaaATGCACACGACAGCCTCCCACAACAGCGAATTATTCATTCCAAAGGTCAGCAATGCCAAGACTGGGAAACTGCAGGATTTTACTTCCATATAACCCCAAAATGAcacatcaagaaagtaaaaaagtaGAACTGAGCACTGTAATAATCAtccaggaaaatgagttttccagtTCATGGTTCATAAAATGTTTTAGtgaatttttctccttaaataatACATTTAGTATATATTGTATTTCTCATTATGATtaagttcaaaataattttgaatttttctttgtgatattttattttgccAGTGGGTTGTTTAGTAGTCTATTGTTTAACTTCCAGCTATTTGGGTAATTTCTAGATATCTTGTTgtggatttctaatttaattcagtTCTAGTAAGAGACTATACTCTGTAagatttttccctttgaaatataTTGAGAATTATTTTATGACCCAGCATATGATCCTTATGGGTGATTATCTTATGTGCTCTTGAAAAGAATGCGTGTTCTTCAATTATTTGGTATGGTGTGTTCTATAAATTTATTAGTTCATGGTTGCTCAGGTCTTCTAATAGTCTTACTAATATTTTTTGCCTACTTGTTTTAAATACTGAGAGAAGGGTATTAACATCTTGGACTACAActatggtattttttatttctccatttagttctgctaattttccttttaatattttaaatctatacTATAAATTCCATGTACATTTAGGATTATGTAGTCCTGATTAACTGACTGTTTTATCTTTATGAAATGTCTCTGTCCTGAAGTTGACTTTGCCTAATATTAAGATAGATACATCAAGTTTCCCATGCTTACATTTACATAACatattttttccatccatttACTCCAAcccacctatttaaaaaaaacaaaacaaaaccctttctTACAGTTGGTGTGATTAATCCATTTGATATTTAATGTAATtgtcaaaatgtttttgtttaaatCTACCACCTTGCtatgattttcttctcttttgtttttgaatttttgaattttatttaatttatttttttatatagcaggttcttattagtcatcaattttatacacatcagtgtatacatgtcaatcccaattgcccaattcaccacaccaccatccccacccccctgctgctttcccccccttggtgtccatacgtttgttctctacatctgtgtctcaatttctgccctgcaaaccagttcatctgtaccatttttctaggttccacatataagctttaatatatgatatttgtttttctctttctgacttacttcactctgtatgacagtctctagatccatccacgtctcaacaaatgacccaatttcgttcctttttatggccgagtaatattccattgtatatatgcaccacatcttctttatccattcgtctgtcgatgggcatttaggttgcttccatgacctggctattgtaaatagtgctgcaatgaacattggggtgcctgtgtctttttgaattatggttttctctgggtatatgcccagtagtgggattgctggatcatatggtaattctatttttagatttttaaggaaactccataatggc
Coding sequences:
- the BCHE gene encoding cholinesterase → MISIPCKLYHLHCSESETNMQSKGTIIYIRFLLWFLLLWVLFGKSHTEEDVIITTKNGKVRGMNLPVLGGTVTAFLGIPYAQPPLGRLRFKKPQSLTKWPNIWNATKYANSCYQNTDQSFPGFLGSEMWNPNTDLSEDCLYLNVWIPAPKPKNVTVMVWIYGGGFQTGTSSLHVYDGKFLARAERVIVVSMNYRVGALGFLALPGNPEAPGNTGLFDQQLALQWVQKNIAAFGGNPKSVTLFGESAGAASVSLHLLSPRSHPLFTRAILQSGSSNSPWVVTSLYEARNRTLTLAKFIGCSRENETEIIKCLRNKDPQEILLNEVFVVPYGTLLSVNFGPTVDGDFLTDMPDTLLQLGQFKKTQILVGVNKDEGTAFLVYGAPGFSKDNNSIITRKEFQEGLKIFFPGLSEFGKESILFHYMDWLDDQRAENYREALDDVVGDYNIICPALEFTKKFSDMGNNAFFYYFEHRSSKLPWPEWMGVMHGYEIEFVFGLPLERRVNYTKAEEILSRSIMKRWANFAKYGNPNGTQNNSTRWPVFKSNEQKYLTLNTESPRVYTKLRAQQCRFWTLFFPKVLEMTGNIDEAEREWKAGFHRWNNYMMDWKNQFNDYTSKKESCAGL